One part of the Lotus japonicus ecotype B-129 chromosome 2, LjGifu_v1.2 genome encodes these proteins:
- the LOC130739757 gene encoding probable WRKY transcription factor 57 isoform X1, with protein MDDKDKPPPDPSTAAEFASWMLCADDSDFFSGDRERSILGDFGWNLEPDRISAADDGLWLPPHAAPSGSIEIKPTASASINQSVSSSSSEDPPEKSTVSDEKPIEIPSSKSKKKGQKRIRQPRFAFMTKSEVDHLEDGYRWRKYGQKAVKNSPFPRSYYRCTNSKCTVKKRVERSSEDPTTVITTYEGQHCHHTVGFPRGGFINHEAAFTSGQLGPPMSRFYYPIQLSRENTSSSISQPSQAHDEAGGSSTMMPADDDASPQPPTDEGLLGDIVPPGMRNRS; from the exons ATGGACGACAAAGACAAACCACCTCCCGATCCATCAACCGCCGCTGAGTTCGCAAGCTGGATGCTATGCGCCGACGACTCTGATTTCTTCTCCGGTGACAGGGAGAGAAGCATACTCGGCGACTTCGGCTGGAACCTCGAACCGGACCGGATCTCCGCCGCCGACGATGGATTGTGGCTGCCGCCTCATGCCGCTCCGTCCGGTTCGATCGAAATCAAACCGACGGCGTCTGCGTCGATTAACCAATCGGTTTCTTCCAGCTCCAGCGAGGATCCACCGGAGAAGTCCACCGTCTCCGACGAGAAGCCGATTGAAATACC GAGTAGTAAAAGTAAGAAGAAGGGGCAAAAGCGAATACGGCAGCCGCGGTTTGCATTTATGACCAAAAGTGAAGTTGATCATCTTGAAGATGGCTACAGATGGAGGAAGTATGGTCAGAAGGCAGTTAAAAACAGTCCATTCCCTAG AAGCTATTATCGCTGCACAAACAGCAAATGCACGGTGAAGAAAAGGGTTGAACGCTCTTCTGAGGATCCAACTACTGTGATTACTACATATGAAGGCCAACATTGTCATCACACCGTTGGATTTCCTCGAGGGGGCTTCATTAATCATGAAGCTGCTTTCACCAGCGGCCAGTTGGGTCCTCCAATGTCACGATTCTATTATCCAATTCAATTATCAAGAGAGAACACTTCAAGCAGCATTTCTCAGCCTTCCCAAGCACATGATGAAGCTGGAGGATCAAGCACGATGATGCCAGCTGATGACGATGCGTCGCCACAGCCTCCTACGGATGAAGGACTGCTTGGAGATATTGTACCTCCAGGAATGCGCAACAGATCATGA
- the LOC130739757 gene encoding probable WRKY transcription factor 57 isoform X3 gives MDCGCRLMPLRPVRSKSNRRRLRRLTNRFLPAPARIHRRSPPSPTRSRLKYPSSGLVQFCVRTIRNLLSSSPKQNIKPRFLFSLGSSKSKKKGQKRIRQPRFAFMTKSEVDHLEDGYRWRKYGQKAVKNSPFPRSYYRCTNSKCTVKKRVERSSEDPTTVITTYEGQHCHHTVGFPRGGFINHEAAFTSGQLGPPMSRFYYPIQLSRENTSSSISQPSQAHDEAGGSSTMMPADDDASPQPPTDEGLLGDIVPPGMRNRS, from the exons ATGGATTGTGGCTGCCGCCTCATGCCGCTCCGTCCGGTTCGATCGAAATCAAACCGACGGCGTCTGCGTCGATTAACCAATCGGTTTCTTCCAGCTCCAGCGAGGATCCACCGGAGAAGTCCACCGTCTCCGACGAGAAGCCGATTGAAATACC CTTCTTCGGGGTTAGTGCAATTCTGTGTCCGTACAATCAGGAATCTTCTTAGTTCTTCTCCCAAACAGAACATTAAGCCgcgttttcttttttccttggG GAGTAGTAAAAGTAAGAAGAAGGGGCAAAAGCGAATACGGCAGCCGCGGTTTGCATTTATGACCAAAAGTGAAGTTGATCATCTTGAAGATGGCTACAGATGGAGGAAGTATGGTCAGAAGGCAGTTAAAAACAGTCCATTCCCTAG AAGCTATTATCGCTGCACAAACAGCAAATGCACGGTGAAGAAAAGGGTTGAACGCTCTTCTGAGGATCCAACTACTGTGATTACTACATATGAAGGCCAACATTGTCATCACACCGTTGGATTTCCTCGAGGGGGCTTCATTAATCATGAAGCTGCTTTCACCAGCGGCCAGTTGGGTCCTCCAATGTCACGATTCTATTATCCAATTCAATTATCAAGAGAGAACACTTCAAGCAGCATTTCTCAGCCTTCCCAAGCACATGATGAAGCTGGAGGATCAAGCACGATGATGCCAGCTGATGACGATGCGTCGCCACAGCCTCCTACGGATGAAGGACTGCTTGGAGATATTGTACCTCCAGGAATGCGCAACAGATCATGA
- the LOC130739757 gene encoding probable WRKY transcription factor 57 isoform X2 translates to MDDKDKPPPDPSTAAEFASWMLCADDSDFFSGDRERSILGDFGWNLEPDRISAADDGLWLPPHAAPSGSIEIKPTASASINQSVSSSSSEDPPEKSTVSDEKPIEIPKSKKKGQKRIRQPRFAFMTKSEVDHLEDGYRWRKYGQKAVKNSPFPRSYYRCTNSKCTVKKRVERSSEDPTTVITTYEGQHCHHTVGFPRGGFINHEAAFTSGQLGPPMSRFYYPIQLSRENTSSSISQPSQAHDEAGGSSTMMPADDDASPQPPTDEGLLGDIVPPGMRNRS, encoded by the exons ATGGACGACAAAGACAAACCACCTCCCGATCCATCAACCGCCGCTGAGTTCGCAAGCTGGATGCTATGCGCCGACGACTCTGATTTCTTCTCCGGTGACAGGGAGAGAAGCATACTCGGCGACTTCGGCTGGAACCTCGAACCGGACCGGATCTCCGCCGCCGACGATGGATTGTGGCTGCCGCCTCATGCCGCTCCGTCCGGTTCGATCGAAATCAAACCGACGGCGTCTGCGTCGATTAACCAATCGGTTTCTTCCAGCTCCAGCGAGGATCCACCGGAGAAGTCCACCGTCTCCGACGAGAAGCCGATTGAAATACC TAAAAGTAAGAAGAAGGGGCAAAAGCGAATACGGCAGCCGCGGTTTGCATTTATGACCAAAAGTGAAGTTGATCATCTTGAAGATGGCTACAGATGGAGGAAGTATGGTCAGAAGGCAGTTAAAAACAGTCCATTCCCTAG AAGCTATTATCGCTGCACAAACAGCAAATGCACGGTGAAGAAAAGGGTTGAACGCTCTTCTGAGGATCCAACTACTGTGATTACTACATATGAAGGCCAACATTGTCATCACACCGTTGGATTTCCTCGAGGGGGCTTCATTAATCATGAAGCTGCTTTCACCAGCGGCCAGTTGGGTCCTCCAATGTCACGATTCTATTATCCAATTCAATTATCAAGAGAGAACACTTCAAGCAGCATTTCTCAGCCTTCCCAAGCACATGATGAAGCTGGAGGATCAAGCACGATGATGCCAGCTGATGACGATGCGTCGCCACAGCCTCCTACGGATGAAGGACTGCTTGGAGATATTGTACCTCCAGGAATGCGCAACAGATCATGA